In the Dehalococcoidales bacterium genome, AGGTGCGCCGTAAGCAAACACTCGGCTCCTCACTCGATGCCGTCCCCGGTATCGGCCCCGGTCGCAGGCGCGCCCTGCTCAAGCAGTTTGGCTCGGTGCGGGCCATCCGTGAGGCTACGGTTGAGGAACTGGCCACCGCCAAAGGCGTGTCTCCGGCACTGGCGAAAAAGGTAAAGGAGCTTCTATAATAAGCGATGCCCGCTAATCTAAACCCGATGTACTTCGAGGCCGAGAAAAGGTTCCGTGCGGCCAAGAGCGCCCATGAGAAGATTGCCGCCCTTGAGGAAATGCTGGCGGTCATGCCCAAGCACAAGGGCACCGACCACCTCAAGGGGGAGCTAAGGCGACGGATAGCCAAGCTGACCCAGAGCATGGATAAGAAGTCCGTCACCCAGCGGGCATCCATGGTACTGGAAAAGCAGGGCGCGGCCCAGGTGATGGTCATCGGTCTGCCCAATGCCGGAAAGTCGCAGCTCGTGTCCGTCGTGACCAACGCTTCCCCGAACGTGGCCGAATACGCGTTCACAACGCAGACCGTCACCCCGGGCATTATGGAGTTTGAGAACATCCAGATACAGCTTGTCGATACCCCGCCCCTGGTGTCCGGCTCGGTTCCCTTCTGGCTGCCGCAAATGCTAAGGGGGGCGGATGCCCTGCTCATCCTGGTGGACTTGGGTGACAACCCCCTGGACCAGATGGTGGAGGTTGTCCTGCAACTTGAGAACATGAGAATAAGCATTATCCCGGGAAAGGAAGAGGCCGAAGAAGACACGCGCTGGAGCCAGCAAAAAACCTTTATCGTTGCCAACAAGGCGGACCTGGTTGGGAAAGCAGAACAGCAGACTGCTGAAGAAGCATTACGCGACGAATACGGCGGGCAGGTGCCCGTAATCAGCACCTCGGCGACAAAGGGTACCGGCCTGGAAGAAATGAGGTTGAAGGTCTACCAGGTGCTGGACGTTATCCGGGTCTACACCAAGACGCCGAGGGAGAAGCCGGACTTCAACGACCCGATAGTCCTGGCGCGGGGGAGCACGCTGGAAGATGCTGCGGAGGATGTTCACAAGGACTTCCGCGCCAGAATGAAATACGCTCGTATCTGGGGTTCGGGAAAGCATGACGGTGTCATGGCAAAGAGAGGGCACGTTCTCCAGGACGGGGACGTTATCGAGCTGCACATGTAAGGGCCGACGGTTTGACACCCGACTGGCCGTAGGTTAGCATGACCACAGTTGAAGGAGGATATATTGGACATTATTGAAGCTATTAAGAGCAGGAAGAGCATCCGGGGCTACAAGCCGGACCCGGTACCGAGGAACATCATCGAAGAAATCCTGGAGATTGCCAGCCGTGCGCCTTCGAGCATGAATGTCCAGCCGTGGGAGTTCGCGGTAATTGCCGGAGACGCGCTAGAAAAACTCTGCAAGACCCATATGGAAAAGTTGAATGCCGGCGAAACACCCGGTATGGAGTCCAACTGGGGTGGTTATCAGGGTGTATACCGGGAACGCCAGGTGGCCCTGGGGATACGGCTATTCCAGCTTATGGGCATTGCACGGGAGGACCGTGAGAAACGGCAGCAGTGGATGCTGAAGGGCTTTCGCTGCTTTGACGCA is a window encoding:
- a CDS encoding GTPase, which codes for MPANLNPMYFEAEKRFRAAKSAHEKIAALEEMLAVMPKHKGTDHLKGELRRRIAKLTQSMDKKSVTQRASMVLEKQGAAQVMVIGLPNAGKSQLVSVVTNASPNVAEYAFTTQTVTPGIMEFENIQIQLVDTPPLVSGSVPFWLPQMLRGADALLILVDLGDNPLDQMVEVVLQLENMRISIIPGKEEAEEDTRWSQQKTFIVANKADLVGKAEQQTAEEALRDEYGGQVPVISTSATKGTGLEEMRLKVYQVLDVIRVYTKTPREKPDFNDPIVLARGSTLEDAAEDVHKDFRARMKYARIWGSGKHDGVMAKRGHVLQDGDVIELHM
- a CDS encoding nitroreductase codes for the protein MDIIEAIKSRKSIRGYKPDPVPRNIIEEILEIASRAPSSMNVQPWEFAVIAGDALEKLCKTHMEKLNAGETPGMESNWGGYQGVYRERQVALGIRLFQLMGIAREDREKRQQWMLKGFRCFDAPAAIIISFDKSLGEIAQFDIGTISQTIALVALNYGLGTCIMTQGIMFPKVVREIAGIPESKTMSICITIGYPDDDFPANKLYSERESLENNTTWCGL